The region GGATCGCACACGCCATGCCGAGGCGCAACGGCCTCATGGCGCCGCTCTCCAAACCCTCGCGATGGCCGCGCAAGGCGCCTCCGAGCGGGTCAACTTGACCGAAGGGGAAGCAAGCGGCTATCTTCGCCTCATGAGCGGAGTTCGAACGAGTCGGATGATCCCGCCAATCTTGCTGGCGGCCATCGTCCTGGGGATCGCCTGTCAGCCGGAGCGCCGGGACACGCCCTCGGCGGGCGCCTCAGAGAAGGGGCGTGAGACGCCCCCTCGAACGCAGGAGGCTCGGGAGCGCCCGGGATTCGTCGAGACAAGCCTCAGGGCCGATCCCGTGCTCATCGGAATCTCCCATGCGGACTCGACGTTGGGGGTGCGATTCGCGCCGCCTGCCGGATGGCCACCGATCGATCCAGCGCTCTTCGAAGCGACGAATCGCGCGAGGGACAGCCTCTTCGCGACGACGGATCGTCTCGTGTCGCGGCCCGTACGGATGTATGTCGACCATGAACGCCGGTTCTACATGATCCTGGCGACATTCTCCAACTGGCCGGCTCCGCTCGATCCGTACGCGGCCTTCGCCGGATATGGGGCGGTCGTCCGCGGCAGGGGGCCCGATGTGGAGGTGTCCGAGAGGACCTTCCGCCACGGGCGGCTCGACATCCATCAGCTCTTCATCTCGAACCCCGTGATGGTCAACTACAGGCTCATTCTCCTGCGCGAGGACCGCCTCCCCGTTCAGGTCGACTATCTTCTGCCGCGCGCGTCGTACGAGCTGGTCTCCGGGGCGATCGAGGCGTCGATCGCCTCCTTCGAGCGTCTGTAGACGCCCCGTCGGTCCGTGGGATCCGGACCTCTCCCCGCTCCAGCGCCTCCGGTGAATGACGATGGATCGTTCACCCTCGAGGCCGATCAGGATCCGCTTCCCAAGGCGCTGGATCCTGTCGACGGCCCGTCCGATGAGATCCTCGACTGGCGGCTCGACCGAGTGGAGCACGAATGGGCTCGGGATTCGAATCGCCTCGAGACGCTGGCCCAGGATTCGCGACCTCAGCGCCTCGATGTAGACGACGAGGTCGGGCAGCTCAGGCACGGAGGCAATCCTCGTAGACGGCATTCAGGGATGCCGCCGCAGATTCGAGCGAGAAGCGGCCGACGATCCGAGCGCGACCCGCGCGGCCCATCCGCCGGCGAAGATCGGCGTCGTCGAGGAGCCTCACGATCGCGTCGCCGAGCTGATCCGGCCGCCCCGGCTGGACCAGGAGGCCCGAGACGCCATCCTCCACGATCTCCGAGAGCCCTTCGACATGCGTCGCGACGATGGCCCTCTCCATCGCCATCGCTTCGGCGGCCGCGATTCCGAACCCCTCCCAGAGGGAGGGGAGGACGAAGAGATCCCAACGGGCGACGACTCCAGGGATCCTGTCGTGGGGGATAGCTCCGAGGAATCGCACGTGCCTCTCGATCCTCAGACGGGCAGCCAGCGCCTCGAGATCGGCGCGCAGGCGGCCCTCTCCGACGATCTCGAGGATCATTCGGGGATGCCGTCTCAGCGCGTCCGGCAGGGCTCGGAGGAGATGCTCGTGCCCCTTCTGCCTCTCGAGTCTGCCGATCGTGCCGATCGCGGGGCCCGGGACGTCGATCGCATCCTCCTCGACGCCCTCGAGGCGGGCCTCCGGCCGCGCGGCGCACGCGGCCGGGTCGAAGAGATCGACATCGACGCCGTTAGGGATGACGACGATCCGCTCCGGTCCTGCGATTCTCCGATCGACCAGGAAGCGGCGAACGGCCTCCGAGACCGCGATCACGCGCGCGCAGCGGCCAGTCAGCCGATCCTCCAGGCGGTAGAACGGGGAGCCGCGCTTGCCTTCGAACGCGTAGTGCCGGGTCGTGACGACCGGAGGTCCTCCAGCGAGAAACGCGGCGAGCTTTCCCGCTACGCCCGCATGGACCAGATGCGTGTGGACGAGATCGACCCTCTCTCTCCCGATCAGCCGGGCCAGCCGGAGGACGGCCCGGACGTCCGGCGACCCGGCCGTCGAGAGGTCGCGCAGCTCGATCCGTTTGTCGAAGAGGTCGGCGATGTCGGCCCCGCGTCGCATCAGATAGGCGATGAGGATCCGGTTTCGATCGAGGTCGAGCCGCCTGCACAGGCCGAGAAGCTGCGTTTGCGCCCCGGCGGGCTCGAGGGTCGTGATGACATGCAGGATCGTCCTGTCGTTCATCACGGCCCCCGCTGATGGTCCTCGGACCTTTGAGGATTCGATTGCAGGGCGGCGGCGAGAGCCGTTCTCTCTCTCTGATAGAGCCCTCGCAAGGCGGCATTGGAGAGGCATCGCAGGGTCGCCTCGCGCGTGAGAGAGGCGACTTCTTCCCGTTCGATGCGCACGCGCTCCACGAGCACCCGCGGACTCGATACGAGGCGCGAGAGGGTCCGGACAGCGAGCAGAAGCGGC is a window of Candidatus Eisenbacteria bacterium DNA encoding:
- a CDS encoding glycosyltransferase, translating into MPLQCRLARALSERENGSRRRPAIESSKVRGPSAGAVMNDRTILHVITTLEPAGAQTQLLGLCRRLDLDRNRILIAYLMRRGADIADLFDKRIELRDLSTAGSPDVRAVLRLARLIGRERVDLVHTHLVHAGVAGKLAAFLAGGPPVVTTRHYAFEGKRGSPFYRLEDRLTGRCARVIAVSEAVRRFLVDRRIAGPERIVVIPNGVDVDLFDPAACAARPEARLEGVEEDAIDVPGPAIGTIGRLERQKGHEHLLRALPDALRRHPRMILEIVGEGRLRADLEALAARLRIERHVRFLGAIPHDRIPGVVARWDLFVLPSLWEGFGIAAAEAMAMERAIVATHVEGLSEIVEDGVSGLLVQPGRPDQLGDAIVRLLDDADLRRRMGRAGRARIVGRFSLESAAASLNAVYEDCLRA